Proteins found in one Nymphalis io chromosome 4, ilAglIoxx1.1, whole genome shotgun sequence genomic segment:
- the LOC126781738 gene encoding achaete-scute complex protein T3-like — MLQEIQLVQGQTNYVVVSSGYPSATVTKPSLEKRIVPIAPAPEKNYVTHDTPPNQQYRKKVHFRTNPYTGPQAVSIARRNARERNRVKQVNDGFNALRRHLPASVVAALSGGARRGSGKKLSKVDTLRMVVEYIRYLQQLLDESDAALGITRDQENRENIPSNNSQSMNSLSDMDDGFFYGSSSPCSEKANSPAPSECSSGVSSAYSPVDRYEVSTQQTLGPMDEDELLDVISWWQQK; from the coding sequence ATGTTACAAGAAATACAATTAGTTCAAGGTCAAACCAACTACGTAGTCGTATCCTCTGGCTACCCGTCCGCGACTGTAACTAAGCCATCACTGGAAAAAAGGATTGTACCGATTGCACCAGCTccagaaaaaaattatgtcactCATGACACACCGCCCAACCAACAATACAGAAAGAAGGTGCATTTTAGAACGAACCCGTACACCGGACCGCAGGCTGTGTCGATTGCGAGACGCAACGCACGTGAACGAAATCGCGTGAAACAAGTAAACGATGGATTCAATGCACTCCGTCGACACTTGCCAGCCTCCGTGGTGGCTGCCTTGTCTGGTGGGGCCAGACGGGGATCTGGAAAGAAACTCAGTAAAGTTGATACACTACGAATGGTTGTTGAGTACATCAGATACTTGCAACAATTACTCGATGAAAGCGATGCTGCGTTAGGAATCACACGTGATCAAGAAAATAGAGAAAATATTCCGAGCAACAATTCGCAAAGTATGAATTCACTATCGGATATGGATGATGGTTTCTTCTACGGCAGCAGTTCCCCTTGCTCGGAGAAAGCTAACTCCCCCGCACCTTCAGAGTGCTCGTCTGGAGTTTCGTCTGCGTATTCCCCTGTTGACCGATATGAAGTGTCAACGCAACAAACTCTCGGGCCCATGGATGAGGATGAGCTACTCGACGTCATATCCTGGTGGCAACAGAAATAG